In a genomic window of Candidatus Manganitrophaceae bacterium:
- a CDS encoding SRPBCC domain-containing protein — protein sequence MAEKRSNPEAQGEQGEIEPFVISRVFDAPRDLVWKAWTEADRLKEWFGPKGFTMGTCRLDFRPGGTFHYSMRGPDGKEMWGKFVYREIVAPERIVLVNSFSDEKGGITRHPFSATWPLEMLSTTTLAEHQGKTTMTIQWRPLHPTEAELKTFEAGRKGMEQGWTGTFDQLAEYLAKG from the coding sequence ATGGCCGAAAAAAGAAGTAATCCAGAGGCGCAGGGGGAGCAGGGGGAGATAGAGCCGTTTGTAATCTCGCGGGTGTTCGATGCACCGCGCGATCTCGTTTGGAAGGCCTGGACCGAGGCGGACCGTCTCAAGGAATGGTTTGGACCGAAAGGTTTCACGATGGGAACCTGCAGGCTCGATTTTCGACCCGGCGGGACCTTTCACTACTCCATGCGGGGACCGGACGGCAAAGAGATGTGGGGCAAGTTCGTTTATCGCGAGATCGTCGCGCCGGAGCGGATCGTCCTCGTCAATTCCTTTTCGGATGAAAAGGGGGGAATCACCCGTCACCCTTTCAGCGCCACCTGGCCGTTGGAAATGCTCTCGACGACGACGCTCGCCGAGCATCAGGGAAAGACGACCATGACGATACAGTGGCGCCCACTCCATCCAACAGAGGCCGAGCTCAAAACCTTTGAAGCGGGTCGCAAGGGAATGGAGCAGGGCTGGACCGGCACCTTCGACCAGCTCGCTGAATACCTCGCGAAGGGATGA
- a CDS encoding DHA2 family efflux MFS transporter permease subunit: MTQTVDHRKRWLALMVLCLGDLMIVLDSTIVNVALPSIRTDLGFSETSLAWVVNAYLLTFGGFLLLGGRLGDLFGRRRLFLIGIALFTLASLACGVATSQAFLIGARAVQGLGGAVLSAVALSLITDLFAEPADRAKAMGFFGFVSAGGGSIGVLMGGLLTHTLDWHWIFLVNLPIGVAVFVLCFFLLPAGPGAAAGGRLDVAGAVTVTASLMLAVYAIVNGNEVGWRSGRTIGLLAAASMLLTLFLLIEARVRSPLMPLGLFRLWNVTVANVVSILWAAAMFAWFFLSALYLQSVLGYSPMQVGLSFLPANLIMGAFSLGLSAKLVTRFGFRPPLAVGMLLVAAGLALFGLTPVEGGFVRYVLPGMTLLGLGAGIAFNPVLLAALSDVAPSESGLASGVVNTAFMMGGALGLAVLASIAAARTDYLLASGDSRLAALNSGYHAAFLVGALFALAAVVAASLLHPTAAAISGSVETA, from the coding sequence GTGACACAGACGGTTGACCACCGGAAGCGCTGGCTGGCACTGATGGTCCTCTGCCTTGGAGATCTGATGATCGTCCTCGACAGCACGATTGTGAATGTCGCCCTGCCGTCGATCCGGACCGATCTCGGATTCTCCGAGACGTCGCTCGCCTGGGTCGTGAATGCTTATCTCCTCACCTTCGGCGGGTTTCTCCTGCTCGGCGGTCGTCTGGGGGACCTCTTCGGCCGGCGCCGGCTCTTTCTGATCGGGATTGCCCTCTTTACCCTGGCATCGCTTGCTTGCGGCGTGGCAACCTCGCAGGCGTTCCTCATCGGGGCGCGGGCGGTGCAGGGGCTCGGCGGCGCCGTCCTTTCGGCGGTGGCCCTCTCCCTGATCACCGATCTCTTTGCCGAGCCGGCCGACCGGGCTAAGGCGATGGGTTTTTTCGGATTTGTCTCGGCCGGCGGCGGATCGATCGGCGTCTTGATGGGGGGATTGCTCACTCACACGCTCGACTGGCACTGGATTTTTCTGGTGAACCTCCCGATTGGGGTCGCCGTCTTCGTCCTCTGCTTTTTTTTGCTCCCCGCCGGGCCCGGCGCGGCGGCAGGCGGGCGCCTCGATGTCGCCGGCGCCGTAACGGTGACCGCTTCCCTCATGCTTGCGGTCTACGCCATCGTGAACGGAAACGAGGTCGGTTGGAGGTCGGGCCGGACGATCGGGCTCCTTGCCGCGGCGTCGATGCTCTTGACGCTTTTTCTCTTGATCGAAGCCCGGGTCCGCTCACCGCTCATGCCGCTGGGGCTCTTCCGGCTCTGGAACGTCACGGTGGCAAATGTCGTCAGCATTCTTTGGGCCGCCGCCATGTTCGCCTGGTTCTTCCTCTCCGCGCTCTATCTCCAGTCGGTGCTCGGATACAGCCCGATGCAGGTCGGTCTCTCCTTTTTGCCGGCCAACCTGATCATGGGTGCTTTCTCGCTCGGGCTTTCCGCGAAGCTCGTCACCCGTTTCGGCTTTAGGCCGCCATTGGCGGTCGGGATGCTGCTGGTGGCAGCCGGCCTGGCCCTCTTTGGGCTGACGCCGGTGGAGGGGGGCTTCGTTCGTTATGTCCTGCCCGGCATGACCCTTCTCGGTCTCGGCGCCGGCATCGCGTTCAACCCGGTGCTGCTGGCCGCCCTGAGCGACGTTGCGCCGAGCGAGTCGGGGCTGGCCTCGGGGGTCGTCAATACCGCCTTCATGATGGGGGGAGCGCTCGGCCTGGCCGTCCTGGCCAGCATTGCCGCCGCGCGCACTGACTACCTGCTGGCTTCCGGCGACAGCCGCCTCGCCGCTCTCAATAGCGGCTATCATGCCGCATTCCTCGTCGGAGCGCTCTTCGCCTTGGCGGCGGTCGTTGCCGCCTCGCTTCTCCATCCGACGGCCGCAGCGATTTCAGGCAGCGTCGAGACCGCTTAA